Proteins co-encoded in one Solea senegalensis isolate Sse05_10M linkage group LG8, IFAPA_SoseM_1, whole genome shotgun sequence genomic window:
- the dusp14 gene encoding dual specificity protein phosphatase 14, which produces MGSRSQGFFHHHHHHHHRSSMVPTTVPRLLPENGSLLGGIAQITPNLFLSRGNVASNRSLLLSKGITCVVNATIELPNFNWPHMEYVKVPLADMPHSPISLYFDSVADKIHSVGRKRGAVLVHCAAGVSRSASLCLAYLMKYHRVSLAEAHAWVKARRPVIRPNGGFWRQLIDYERKLFGRNSVKMVQTPYGVIPDVYEKDRRNLAPYWGL; this is translated from the coding sequence ATGGGTTCCCGCAGCCAAGGATTCttccatcaccaccatcaccaccaccaccgtaGCTCCATGGTGCCCACCACCGTGCCGAGGCTTCTGCCCGAGAACGGCAGCCTGTTGGGCGGCATTGCGCAGATCACACCTAACCTCTTCCTCAGCAGAGGGAATGTGGCGTCAAACCGCAGCCTGCTGTTGTCCAAAGGCATCACCTGTGTGGTCAACGCCACCATCGAGCTGCCAAACTTCAACTGGCCTCACATGGAGTACGTCAAGGTTCCGTTGGCGGATATGCCACACTCTCCCATCTCCTTGTACTTCGACAGCGTGGCGGATAAGATCCACAGCGTGGGACGCAAGCGAGGGGCAGTGCTGGTGCACTGCGCGGCGGGCGTGAGCCGCTCAGCCTCCCTGTGCCTGGCCTACCTCATGAAGTATCACCGTGTGTCTCTGGCAGAGGCTCACGCCTGGGTCAAAGCCCGGCGACCCGTCATCAGGCCCAACGGTGGCTTCTGGCGGCAGCTCATCGATTATGAGAGGAAGCTGTTTGGTAGGAACTCTGTGAAGATGGTGCAGACGCCATACGGGGTCATACCCGACGTGTACGAGAAGGACCGCAGGAACCTGGCTCCATACTGGGGCCTGTGA